The region AACGACCCCGTCACAACCGTCGACATCGGCAGGGCACTCATTCACCCAATGGACAGAAGCCGCCTCACCTGCGCTTTTCTGAGGAGTTGCAGCAGCTCACTCAAACGTTTGAAGGGCGTCCGGTGCAGGTGGGCGAGATCTTGCTGGCCACCAAGGGACGAGGGTTTCATCTGTTGCTCGTGTGCATAGCACTCCCATTCGTGACCCCGATTCCACTTCCGGGCTTCTCCATCCCTTTCGGAGTGGCGGTGGCGCTGATCGGTGGGCGCATGGCCTTAGGACAGAAACCTTGGTTGCCCCAGCGACTGTTGGACTATCAGCTGCCTCCGCAGTTTTTGGGCAAGCTTCTGGCTTCG is a window of Verrucomicrobiales bacterium DNA encoding:
- a CDS encoding exopolysaccharide biosynthesis protein, with amino-acid sequence MKRPRHNRRHRQGTHSPNGQKPPHLRFSEELQQLTQTFEGRPVQVGEILLATKGRGFHLLLVCIALPFVTPIPLPGFSIPFGVAVALIGGRMALGQKPWLPQRLLDYQLPPQFLGKLLASASRVVRWIEYLLRPRLTFMQERVVFRRVAGLLIAISGLYLIIPLPIPFSNSLPAWTVLLLAAGALERDGLFFVGGCVSFVLTTGYFILLATGASHLLAKFPNFWPF